The Oceanicaulis sp. nucleotide sequence TCGGCTTCCTTGACCGCCTGATAGCGCGGGTGGAGCGCGGAGAGCTTGACCGAAACCCCGTCGACTTTCTCGATCGGGCCGTCCTGGCGCTTGGCCGCGACCGCGTCGAGCGCTTCGAGATAGCGTTTCTGGTAGCGCCTGGCGTCGGCGTCAGTGCGCGCGCCCTCGCCCAGCATGTCGAAGCTGAAGAGCGGTTTCTGCCCGCCATACTGTTTCCAGTTCCGGCCCCGGCGGATCGCGCCCTCGATCGAGCGGCCGAGCACGAACTGCTCGCCCAGAATGCGCATGGCGCGGCGGGTGGCGGTGCGGATCACCGGCTCGCCCATCCGGCCGGCCATGCGGCGGAAATATCCGCCCGGGTCACGGCGCGCGGCCGGATCGACATTGGTGATCGAGCCGGTGAGCATCAGCCCCAGCGTGGAGGCGTTGACCAGCCAGTTGTCGGATTTCCAGGCGTGCTCGGCCCACTGACCCGAGCCGATCTTCTCGCTGATCAGATCGTCGGCGGTGTCCTTGTCGGGCACGCGCAGCAGCGCCTCGGCCAGGCACATCAGCGCCAGGCCTTCCTTGTTGGACAGGCCGAACTCCTGAAGGAAGCTCTCCATCAGCCCGCCGCCGCGGCGGGTCTTGCGTGCGGTCTTGACCAGCTTGACCGCCTCGTCGCCGGCGCGTTTTCGCGCCTCGTCCGACAGGCCGACCCGGCCGTCCAGCCTGCGCGCGAGTTCACGCTCGTCGGCGAATTTGTAGGCGTCGATCTCGTCCCAGGCGGTCAGGGAATCGTCGAGGTCACGCATGAGCAGGCTCCGCTGGGGCGCGCGTCGAAGCGGCCCGGATCGCTATACTGGCGGGGACAATGGCCAAGAGTGCAGCGCGCGGCAAGTGAACCGCGCCGCGTGATCCGGCCCGCCCCGGATTTCGCTGAACGTCAGAAACGCGGCGCACCGACGCGGCGTTTCAGGACGTCAGCAGTTTCAGGGATTTGGCCGGGGCGGCGGTGTCAGTCCGGCTGAGCGTCCTGCGCGGTCGTCACCTCGGCCATGACCCGCTTGAGCAGCATGGCGCTCACTGCGAGGACCGTAAAAGTCACGGCGTCGATCCAGAACGAAGCGATGATCGCGCCGATCTCCGCGTCTCCGGTCCAGCCCACGAGCCGGGTGGCGATGTTGCCCAGGATCGAGCCGCCGACGAACGTCGCCCACCACCAGCCCAGATGCGCGCCGCGCCCCTGCACGCCCGCACGCTTGCGCGATCTGGTCCAGATCTCGGACATGCCCAAATAGGGCATGAACAGCGAGGCGATCGGGATGAAGTACCAGCCCACGGCCCAGCCCGGCGACATGTCGGTCTGCTCGCCAGCGAGGCGCAGGTTCTTCATGGCGCGGAACGTGAACCGGCACACCATGACGATCGACGCGATGAACAGCGCGAGATAGGTCACCGCCAGCAGCAGGCTTACGAAATCCACCCCGTCGAGCAGTCCGTCGGGGACGAACCCGCCGGCCATGATGTGATGAAGCGCGAGCGCGCCCGCGATCTTCACGACCGCGAGCGCAGCCGAGACGATCGCGAAGCAGATCAGAACGCGGCGGGCGACCACGAACAGGCCGGCAAGCGGCCGCGGCGCCTCAGACTGCGGCGCAGCCGTTCCCGCATCCATTCCGA carries:
- a CDS encoding DUF4328 domain-containing protein; the encoded protein is MAIGMDAGTAAPQSEAPRPLAGLFVVARRVLICFAIVSAALAVVKIAGALALHHIMAGGFVPDGLLDGVDFVSLLLAVTYLALFIASIVMVCRFTFRAMKNLRLAGEQTDMSPGWAVGWYFIPIASLFMPYLGMSEIWTRSRKRAGVQGRGAHLGWWWATFVGGSILGNIATRLVGWTGDAEIGAIIASFWIDAVTFTVLAVSAMLLKRVMAEVTTAQDAQPD